A region of the Aethina tumida isolate Nest 87 chromosome 3, icAetTumi1.1, whole genome shotgun sequence genome:
AAAAGTAAGTTCAGATACTGAAACTTTGAATCTTTTAAATAGTATGACAATGTTGGAGTAATTTCTAGATATGTAACATAAGAGACAGACAAAGATCTAGAAAATCAGTAGGAAAGAAAACCTTATCAGACTGTAAATGGCAATTAAAGACGTTATAATCAAATATCTCGAGTAGGTGGATAGACAATGTAATTCCCCAAGTAACAAAATGGACACATTAGTGAATGAAAATGGTATTCACTAGAAGTTTGAATATTGAGAATTCCAatagaaaacttaattattgtaaaactatAATAGACAAACTGAACgagaacaataaataaattgaaaacattgtTTCCTGGTGGATACTACGTCACGTCACTCTGTCACGTTGTAATgagatttacattttttattttattataccatTATAAGGCTTgccattaagaaaatttaatcgaTATTGAATTGCGTTCACGTGAACTAAACTAAACGAATTAACAATATTGGAATCTAATTCTGGCGTAAACGAATAAAAACTACTGCGTCCTAGATTGCGTACAGTTAACCAGGGCTCTGGCAACTGGGAAAGCCGAATTGCGTATAAATCTCAATTGAATACTGGAAAACCAATAAATGCAACTTAACAGTCTGCCTCCTCGAATTGTTGTCGAcctaatttagttaattcatttcaattgCATTGTAGTGTATTAAACTCGAACGTTGccacaataattatatattatctgATACATACAATAAAGGACAGTGAAATAGTACATAACGTTAATTAGCAATGTCTCTttgaaagtaaatatatttgtcgGAGGGTTCATGTGAAACGCAAGTAGTTCTATGGTTGCATACTTATAGTACTTGGGTGGAATCAGCGGAAGTGCTAAGCAGGGGATGGTACTCGAACCGAGGGTGACGGTAGAGACCTGCGAGGGCGAACAGTTAAGCTCCGTCAGGGAAGCTGTGTAGAAGTCTTGGCTTGGCATAACCGGCGGGATCACAGCGTTTCATACTTCTAATTCTTTGACTATTAGTTATAATCCTGTGCCTgttagttcaattacattgtaaggactatttgtgtgttatttaatattcgaaatggccgataatcctgaccgcgctgcgacatatttattaaaataatacaaaatctaCAAAGAattattaccattactattaaatatatttgaacgtGCTATTTCTTTGGTCAACCAAATCAGACTAATATATGCATATAAAGTAATATCTAAGAcgtgtataaaatgtatgacaaaatctgaattaaaacctgaaatatgataaaatatatttgattttaaattttgcgcCTTTTCTCAGATCACTGTATATTAGTTATACAGTAGGTAAAACGTTTGacctgtctgaatttagagagagacatgcaggacagagacagtagaagtctgTCCCATTGTGGGAGACATACTGTCTCTATCgtacatgatgtctctttcaggattcagatggatcaaacactttttgtactgtatatattttttccatatttgaaataggtgatttattatattttttgactgatagtaataataattacaatctctaattaaaacaactgTAAATAgagtatttattgataaaatatacaaacattaataacattctacaaaaaacaatttatgtggCAACAAACTTGCCACTGTTCAAAGTTTCCACATATTTCAATCTGCACTCCATATTATCTGATGGCCTATTGTGAGCTGTCCAGACTGGTTCACCAATAAACAACCGTTTAGCTttgataaaattctaaaaatagtaatataacataatttaacgaATTTACTGTTGTTACTTAAACATTGTTGTACCTTATTATCCAACGTGAATCTGTGATAAATGCCACTaggtaaaattaacaaatcccCTGGCACTACTTCAATCCTAATccattcatcatttttgtcCCTTACATCAAAGTATCCTGAGCCCTCAATAACCAACCTGATCTCCTCATCAGTGTGTAAATGCTCCGTATAAAATATCTTGAGCTTCTCCTCGTAATTAGGAAGGCATTCTTTAGAACAAACTAATTCGTCCTCGTAAGTATAACCTCtttcttttttgattttatctaACACACCATCAGTTGAAAACGTGGCCGGATTCAACTATAATTTCTGTTGGAAACTGGCGCGAATTGCTAACGTAAATAGATCTTACCTTAAAATATTCGACACCGGagactttttttaaatcatcaatGTCGATGAACGCCGGCGGATTTCTATGATGTTCGTTCCTTTGATCGCTTGGATCGTCGTCCATGTACCAGGCCCgtaccatttttaattattacaaacctATTACGGATAAGCAACGACAAttacgaaataaataatatcaaaaacagAAGCTATATACTATAAGATCAACAAGTGCGAATACACCGTGCGTAATAAGTGCGAAGTTAATGGATGCAAAGACATCTATGGATTGATAGCATAACTGgtcgtatttattaaaacttttctatGAAATCAAGCGTTTATGTTAAACCcatgttaattttgtttaaagttattaacaatttttaattttaacgttgAGAAATTgcaatgaatataaatttcacattattaatctaataatttataagagtCACTTAATAGATGGCACTGAGCGCTAGCCAATAATTGGACAATATTCATTGTCGGACAgccaataaaaaacaagtatttcTGAGAGTATTTATAACGGCTTcatctttaaatttgtttggttGAGCTCTGTTTAAGAATCATCaacgtaatttttaatcagttttgggtggtgtttaattataatcttaaGTGATTGTGTTGTGTAGTGCATTGTCATATAATACAACAAGTTAATTaaggtatttaatattttattctacatTTAGTAACCTAACCATATAATTCATGCAGTGCATCTAAAAAATGAGGCCGAGAAGAAAAGATACAGACACTTCCACGCTTGAATCTGAATTATCAGAAGCGTCACCGTTAAAGCAGAAAAAAAAAGGCAGGAGGAAAATCCGCCAGACTGAAGAATTTCATCAGACATTCAATCAAACATTAACTAGTGATACTTCTCCAAAAGAAGTAAATCAAAAAACAAAGAAATCAAGTAAATTGGTATTATTACCACAAATTGATAATGTTGCAATcgataatgaaataattgaggCAACCACAAAAAGTGCAATGCCTGAGCATGAAAATATTCCTAAGAAAAGAGGGagaaagaaaaagaagaagtcatcagataaagaaaatttggCAAATGCAGGTAATATTTActctaaattttgttaatacaattcattatttaactcaatattttattatttattacagataATGCATCCACAGAAGATACTGGATCTACAACTGCCGATACAAGCAAAACCAACAATTTGGTagcaattaagaaaaaacgaGGTcgaaagaagaaaagaaactCTGATCAGCAAACTATTAATGTATCTCAAGAAAATTCTTCCACCCTCTCCAAATCACTTTCTGAAAGTCCTCTTGATATAACACAAAATGAGCCCCTTGTGAATCCTAAAAgagattctataataaaagaaGACTGCATGACAAATAACAGTAAACATGTAGAAGAGGATTCCACAATTCTCTCAAAATCACATTCTGACAGTCCTTCCAATACATCAAAAAATGTGTCCCTTGTAAAAAGAGATTCTACAGTAAAAGAGGattccataaataatttaaatgagtcACAGTCAGCAGATGATTCTGATAtaagtgtaaatttaaaacctaTTAAAACAGTATTTGTAAATGATAGCACTGAAAGTTCAGATTATAcacaaaatgataataatattttatctacaataaAAGAAGACCTTTACAATATTTGTGATATGAAAGAGCAACCAGTTAAAAGAAATTCCAATATTGCAAGTGAAACTCTAGAAGATCATGTTGAGATGTCAAATGCTGACCAACCTGTTGAATCTGAAGTACTAACCCatcaaaatactgaaaatgaaCCTGAAACTTCTGAAGAAATTGacaaatcaacaacaacaacaaagaaGATGAGTACCAGAACTTCAGTTAAAAGGCAGTCAGTGCTTACACCAGTTGGAAAAAAACTGACAAGACATTCAACTGTAACCTTATCTTCACAATTTAAGAATCAACAACGTTCCACATCTGGTGCTACGCCAGTTGCCAAAAAATTGATGACCAGACATTCAGCTGCTGCTCAGACTGTATCAAAATCCGCAGCTACACCTGTTACAAGAAAATCTGTCGCGAGGATTACAACTGGTGCAACACCTTCCACATCTCAAAAGGTATCAACaccaattactaaaaaatcagTAACAAGACAATCATTGTCAACAAATTTCGCTTCGAAAAAATCGATAACTAGGCAGCTGGCGGTATCTGAAAGTTTGAATGATCTATCATCTCAAGTCCAGTCACTGTCTTCAACGcctaaagaaactaatagtattttaaagaaaaatactcAAAGTGAAGGCAACCTTCCTAgtgacaaaaaattaagacataCTCTTCATTTCACCTCCAGGGGGAATAAACAAATAGATTCTTTGGGTTCCAAAGATGATTCAATTATAATGTTGGATGATTTGGATGAATCTGAAGATCCAAAAGAGAGGAAAGAAAGGTCTGCAAGTTTTATAGTGGTCAGTGATAATGATACTTATGACTTAAATGATAAAGAAATGAGTGACGAATCGGAAAAATCAGCACATAATGTTTCAAATACATCAGAAGGGGACAGCACAGAACATGTTGTCAATGAAAAAGAGCCCGTTAACCAGAGTAGAAAAAGAAGTACAGGGGTAAGTCGACAATCTGAAACTAAACAAGCATTAGAAGATAGTTTGAAAGAAAACGTTAGAACA
Encoded here:
- the LOC109601649 gene encoding dentin sialophosphoprotein-like, translating into MRPRRKDTDTSTLESELSEASPLKQKKKGRRKIRQTEEFHQTFNQTLTSDTSPKEVNQKTKKSSKLVLLPQIDNVAIDNEIIEATTKSAMPEHENIPKKRGRKKKKKSSDKENLANADNASTEDTGSTTADTSKTNNLVAIKKKRGRKKKRNSDQQTINVSQENSSTLSKSLSESPLDITQNEPLVNPKRDSIIKEDCMTNNSKHVEEDSTILSKSHSDSPSNTSKNVSLVKRDSTVKEDSINNLNESQSADDSDISVNLKPIKTVFVNDSTESSDYTQNDNNILSTIKEDLYNICDMKEQPVKRNSNIASETLEDHVEMSNADQPVESEVLTHQNTENEPETSEEIDKSTTTTKKMSTRTSVKRQSVLTPVGKKLTRHSTVTLSSQFKNQQRSTSGATPVAKKLMTRHSAAAQTVSKSAATPVTRKSVARITTGATPSTSQKVSTPITKKSVTRQSLSTNFASKKSITRQLAVSESLNDLSSQVQSLSSTPKETNSILKKNTQSEGNLPSDKKLRHTLHFTSRGNKQIDSLGSKDDSIIMLDDLDESEDPKERKERSASFIVVSDNDTYDLNDKEMSDESEKSAHNVSNTSEGDSTEHVVNEKEPVNQSRKRSTGVSRQSETKQALEDSLKENVRTRTSNLHERQSVATPFRKSKNKKSTPTVNDPISLQSLSNLTRKTGSILKRRSRSLNELPTNEGRNKVKKSVSFVPRESKRIRNNTYNKEDDESPKKLFGNDSSILSNSSTPTKTPLTSLKSPGKTPMRKSKTSREDSELNSTFEKENSTLSATSPIESETLNNTYDKNEPQLETDKSPEKTSLNDSSTSMIKTKTTTDNLHLGGSLENEDLCNTTFNKEDIECCETSNGRLDKSGKNNLSKISLFRKSRNSSIRLDQISMTLDDSQELFGVNSTSIMSAKGVLDKSEQEKPDNSYNLNETFNTSIKSKSLKVDQTTPNSKSPSSAKKSPTKNSSINKDNSLGKIATPAGEIVCEAVGPSNTSDNKSPTFSERRKSKQNSSTMNLRRTRGEESTSNLSLNESLELLGVKPINVDTPKQALEKSAAALNLSKHVTPFLKKLESRNKIHPHSSTPKENRVVKKRAMDVSLKMNTSAKTPSTKKFVAKKVPNFELIHQRALEKMEDIASMKLRKEQRAQLLMSGQKPKIGLDVSTKANMSNKNIVKKKSRIPLFLRRPESNLKPTTPKNKVNKFGFKVDKQATKVEQVKAVASKTHIVRAGVEDRRKHIQGVRTNRRFELMMKMRNNN
- the LOC109601647 gene encoding acireductone dioxygenase, producing the protein MVRAWYMDDDPSDQRNEHHRNPPAFIDIDDLKKVSGVEYFKLNPATFSTDGVLDKIKKERGYTYEDELVCSKECLPNYEEKLKIFYTEHLHTDEEIRLVIEGSGYFDVRDKNDEWIRIEVVPGDLLILPSGIYHRFTLDNKNFIKAKRLFIGEPVWTAHNRPSDNMECRLKYVETLNSGKFVAT